From one Formosa sediminum genomic stretch:
- a CDS encoding Hpt domain-containing protein, whose protein sequence is MEQPNMSYIHSMSGGDKSFETQLINIIKQEFPDEKAIYYKNLKAGNLKMAAENVHKLKHKISILGLEKSYDIAVAFENNLLEGHTELDNAFESILNNMTNYINTL, encoded by the coding sequence ATGGAACAACCTAACATGTCCTATATACATAGTATGTCTGGAGGCGATAAAAGCTTCGAAACTCAGTTAATCAACATTATAAAACAGGAGTTTCCAGACGAAAAAGCAATTTATTATAAGAACCTAAAAGCAGGAAATCTTAAAATGGCTGCAGAAAATGTACATAAACTTAAACATAAAATTAGTATTTTAGGTCTTGAAAAAAGTTATGATATTGCTGTAGCATTTGAAAACAATTTATTAGAAGGACATACCGAGCTTGATAATGCATTTGAATCTATTTTAAATAACATGACTAATTATATAAACACACTATAA
- a CDS encoding LytR/AlgR family response regulator transcription factor, translating into MDCIIIDDEATARAIIVQLCSNVKDLNIVADFSNAIESIKFLNQHEVDLIFLDIHMPAFTGFDFIQTLKNPPKIILTTSDPKFAIEAFEYDCIVDYLVKPILPERFEKAIIKARKSNIQKEQKPVKVTSKKDDAANVLYVNIDRRLIKIVISNIYLVEAKGDYILIKTEDKNYTVHSTLKKISDKLPDSTFLKVHRSFIINVHKIIDIEDNSVLIKKDVIPVSRSNRPELMKRLNLL; encoded by the coding sequence ATGGACTGTATTATTATTGATGATGAAGCTACAGCTAGAGCTATAATTGTGCAATTATGTTCTAATGTAAAAGATTTAAATATTGTAGCCGATTTCTCAAATGCAATAGAATCCATTAAGTTTTTAAATCAGCATGAAGTCGATTTAATTTTTCTAGATATACACATGCCAGCCTTTACAGGATTTGATTTTATTCAGACTTTAAAAAATCCTCCAAAAATTATTTTAACCACATCAGATCCTAAATTTGCAATTGAAGCTTTTGAATATGATTGTATCGTAGATTATTTGGTAAAACCAATCTTACCCGAGCGATTTGAAAAAGCAATTATTAAAGCTCGAAAAAGTAATATTCAAAAGGAGCAAAAGCCTGTTAAGGTTACTTCTAAAAAAGATGATGCTGCAAATGTACTTTATGTAAATATAGACAGACGACTCATAAAAATTGTGATTTCAAATATTTATTTAGTAGAGGCTAAAGGCGATTATATTCTTATTAAAACAGAAGATAAGAATTACACCGTACATTCTACCCTTAAAAAAATTAGTGATAAGTTACCTGATTCTACATTTTTAAAAGTTCACCGTTCTTTTATTATTAATGTTCATAAAATTATTGATATAGAAGACAATAGTGTCTTAATTAAAAAAGATGTAATTCCAGTAAGCCGTTCTAATAGACCAGAATTAATGAAACGCTTAAATTTGCTTTAA